A region of Sesamum indicum cultivar Zhongzhi No. 13 linkage group LG7, S_indicum_v1.0, whole genome shotgun sequence DNA encodes the following proteins:
- the LOC105166042 gene encoding flavanone 3-dioxygenase — MAPQVTCLTQLAEENSLHQKFIRDEDERPKVAYDQFSDDIPLISLAGIGESSSERAEICRKIVAACEEWGIFQVVDHGIDSKLIEDMTRLAREFFALPAEEKLRFDMSGGKKGGFIVSSHLQGEAVQDWREIVTYFSYPVKARDYSRWPDKPAGWRVVTEAYSEQLMGLGCKLLEILSEAMGLEKDALSKACLEMDQKVVVNFYPKCPQPNLTLGLKRHTDPGTITLLLQDQVGGLQATRDGGKTWITVQPVEGAFVVNLGDHGHYLSNGRFKNADHQAVVNSNLSRLSIATFQNPAPNAIVYPLKTREGETAVMEEAITYMEMYKRKMSRDLELARLKKLAKENKEEELEKPKLKSCNALQQLLA, encoded by the exons ATGGCTCCACAAGTGACATGTCTAACTCAGCTAGCAGAGGAGAACTCCCTCCACCAAAAATTCATCAGGGATGAGGATGAGAGGCCTAAGGTGGCCTACGACCAATTCAGCGATGATATTCCGCTGATATCGCTTGCTGGAATTGGGGAAAGCAGCAGCGAGAGGGCTGAGATATGCCGGAAAATAGTGGCAGCCTGTGAGGAGTGGGGCATTTTCCAGGTAGTTGATCATGGGATTGACTCCAAGCTCATAGAGGATATGACTCGTTTGGCTCGTGAGTTCTTCGCTTTGCCTGCGGAAGAGAAGCTTCGGTTCGACATGTCTGGAGGGAAGAAAGGTGGCTTCATCGTCTCTAGCCACCTCCAG GGGGAAGCTGTGCAGGACTGGCGTGAAATCGTGACATACTTTTCTTACCCGGTTAAGGCCCGAGACTACTCGAGGTGGCCCGACAAGCCGGCGGGTTGGCGGGTCGTAACAGAGGCGTACAGCGAGCAGTTGATGGGTTTGGGTTGCAAACTGTTGGAGATTTTATCGGAAGCCATGGGTCTTGAAAAGGATGCACTGTCTAAAGCTTGTTTGGAAATGGATCAGAAAGTGGTTGTCAATTTCTACCCGAAATGCCCACAACCGAATCTCACTCTGGGCCTCAAGCGCCACACGGATCCGGGTACCATTACTTTGCTGCTCCAGGATCAGGTGGGCGGGCTGCAGGCGACCCGAGATGGTGGCAAGACATGGATCACGGTTCAGCCCGTGGAGGGGGCTTTCGTGGTCAATCTTGGTGACCATGGCCAT TATCTAAGCAACGGGAGGTTCAAGAATGCGGACCATCAAGCAGTAGTGAACTCGAACTTGAGCAGACTATCAATCGCAACATTCCAGAATCCAGCTCCGAATGCCATAGTTTACCCGTTGAAGACGAGGGAAGGCGAGACGGCGGTGATGGAGGAGGCGATCACGTATATGGAGATGTACAAGAGGAAGATGAGCAGGGACCTTGAACTAGCCAGGCTCAAGAAACTGGCTAAGGAAAATAAGGAAGAGGAGCTGGAGAAACCCAAACTTAAATCCTGCAATGCTCTTCAACAACTTCTAGCTTGA
- the LOC105166066 gene encoding uncharacterized protein LOC105166066, with protein MVTILHLLKSNLVIAHFSLDQPNLSVGGSLSGTYPTSSQFLSYSQVCESGTYLGLKDREAFIYKHRYENADNELADFREWSDYLSQKCSDPKDTSDDFSNKGEGSRNKALQNEVRKLKNEIEKCKSEKNSEISALLREKNFVWNQFKMMESDYSKQLRKKSDEVEHANERFQALVNRAEELQIINESLRIDFGKMESESVKKSEEILRLLKEIELLKSKFGSASPLLCPCRTDAAASDRKVQNTGTRGRGETLKKESDPSQTSEKMAHRKRSAHKSTGGKAPRKQFNLKGSSSSKRKAAEVITIPDTPKLFTSNFKVPKLKSSSTPRRV; from the exons ATGGTAACTATTCTGCATTTATTGAAATCGAACCTTGTGATCGCACACTTTTCTCttgatcaacctaacttgagcgtcggagggtcattgtcggggacgtacCCGACGAGCTCACAGTTCTTGTCTTATTCTCAGG TCTGCGAAAGCGGAACTTATTTGGGTTTGAAGGACAGGGAGGCTTTCATTTACAAGCATAGATATG AGAATGCGGACAATGAGTTGGCTGACTTTAGAGAATGGTCTGACTATCTCTCTCAGAAATGTTCTGATCCAAAA GATACATCAGATGATTTTAGTAATAAAGGGGAAGGCTCGCGAAACAAGGCACTTCAAAATGAGGTGAGGAagctaaaaaatgaaattgagaaatgtAAATCGGAGAAGAACTCTGAGATTTCTGCTCTCTTGAGAGAAAAGAATTTCGTTTGGAACCAGTTCAAAATGATGGAGAGCGACTACAGTAAACAATTAAGGAAGAAAAGTGATGAAGTTGAGCATGCAAATGAAAGGTTTCAGGCACTTGTAAACAGAGCAGAGGAATTACAGATCATAAATGAAAGTTTAAGAATTGACTTCGGCAAGATGGAATCTGAATCAGTAAAAAAGAGTGAGGAAATCTTGAGACTTTTGAAGGAAATTGAACTCTTAAAATCCAAATTTGGGTCAGCGTCACCCTTGTTGTGCCCATGTAGGACAGATGCAGCAGCATCCGACAGGAAAGTCCAGAATACTGGCACTCGTGGAAGGGGTGAAAcattgaaaaaagaatcagaTCCTTCGCAGACCTCTGAGAAG ATGGCTCATAGAAAGCGAAGTGCTCATAAGTCAACTGGAGGAAAGGCCCCTAGGAAGCAATTCAATCTAAAG GGAAGCAGTAGCTCGAAGAGAAAAGCAGCTGAAGTTATTACCATACCAGATACTCCAAAACTGTTCACATCCAACTTCAAAGTCCCTAAATTGAAGTCCTCATCGACTCCACGAAGAGTTTGA
- the LOC105166043 gene encoding transcriptional regulator ATRX homolog isoform X2 yields the protein MPEEDPKPVKKEAVEDEDEEKSIASAFASRKKKVANNSNAAPKSKPQVQKKVKREEADDDFEEPTSNKAFNKANNKKKKKKEEEAEKTKKGSKAADSKDAKKREKKVFDLPGQKRDPPEERDPLRIFYETLFKQVPASEMAAIWMMESGLLPKEEAKKVFERKQKRAQQQKLSSPTKTVVTVKKKAESVAIQKKSSTTQKKKTPDTKVASKQSTKRKIMNECSEDDTDDDFVLSAKMSKKQRAS from the exons ATGCCTGAAGAAGATCCGAAGCCAGTGAAGAAAGAGGCAGTTGAGGACGAGGACGAAGAAAAGAGCATAGCGTCCGCTTTTGCTAGCCGCAAGAAGAAAGTAGCCAACAACAGCAATGCCGCCCCAAAATCGAAGCCACAAGTCCagaaaaaggtgaaaagaGAGGAAGCAGATGATGATTTTGAAGAGCCCACGTCGAATAAGGCCTTCAATAAGGCTAACAATAAG aagaagaagaagaaagaagaagaggcaGAGAAGACAAAGAAAGGAAGTAAAGCTGCTGACAGCAAGGATGctaagaaaagagaaaagaaagtgTTTGATTTACCAGGTCAAAAGAGGGATCCTCCTGAGGAA AGAGACCCATTGAGGATTTTCTATGAAACCTTGTTCAAGCAAGTGCCGGCTAGTGAGATGGCAGCAATATG GATGATGGAGTCTGGTTTGCTTCCAAAGGAGGAGGCAAAGAAAGTTTTCGAGAGAAAACAGAAGAGGGCTCAGCAGCAAAAGCTCAGTTCACCAACGAAAACTGTTGTCACTGTTAAGAAGAAGGCTGAATCTGTTGCTATTCAAAAGAAATCATCGACGacccagaaaaagaaaacaccaGATACCAAAGTTGCATCGAAGCAGTCGACGAAACGCAAGATCATGAATGAATGTTCTGAAGATGACACAGATGATGACTTTGTATTGAGTGCTAAAATGTCTAAGAAACAGAGAGCATCTTAG
- the LOC105166067 gene encoding uncharacterized protein LOC105166067, with amino-acid sequence MGWLVRERRGASWKDQTLDSLSAPPLPLLVFFGLFIMLMSLATYSEFKERVERSKMGFRLGLLLLPLVGVLVVNIMIIHRRWWRYAFGVRRSVYEAVANDGSSVVGLVVVLALLLVMVYYQSSFQSAWFRPI; translated from the coding sequence atgggTTGGTTAGTGAGAGAAAGAAGGGGTGCAAGCTGGAAGGATCAAACCCTAGACTCACTATCTGCACCTCCACTGCCATTGCTGGTGTTCTTTGGGCTGTTCATAATGTTGATGTCTTTAGCGACTTATTCGGAGTTCAAGGAGAGGGTGGAGAGGAGCAAGATGGGGTTTAGGCTCGGTCTGCTGCTGCTGCCGCTGGTGGGGGTTCTGGTGGTGAACATAATGATTATCCACCGCAGGTGGTGGCGCTACGCCTTCGGAGTGCGGCGATCTGTGTACGAGGCGGTGGCGAACGACGGAAGTTCGGTGGTGGGGTTGGTGGTGGTGTTGGCACTGCTGCTTGTCATGGTTTATTATCAATCCTCGTTTCAGTCTgcttggtttagacccatatAG
- the LOC105166065 gene encoding uncharacterized protein LOC105166065 isoform X4 has translation MAHRKRSARKSSEGKAPRQQFNLKMAHRKRSARKSSEGKARRLQFNLKMKKEQKVESAKAELMLGLKDREAFTYKQRYGKARILSLVEGVKHRKKNQILCTPLIRWLIESEVLVSQLKERPLGSNSIERWLIESEVLVIQVK, from the exons ATGGCTCATAGAAAGCGAAGTGCTCGTAAGTCAAGTGAAGGAAAGGCCCCTAGGCAGCAATTCAATCTAAAG ATGGCTCATAGAAAGCGAAGTGCTCGTAAGTCAAGTGAAGGAAAGGCCCGTAGGCTGCAATTCAATCTAAAG ATGAAAAAGGAGCAGAAAGTTGAGTCTGCAAAAGCGGAACTTATGTTGGGTTTGAAGGACAGGGAGGCTTTCACTTACAAGCAAAGATATG GAAAGGCAAGAATACTGTCACTCGTGGAAGGGGTGAAACATCGAAAAAAGAATCAGATCCTTTGCACACCTCTGATAAG ATGGCTCATAGAAAGCGAAGTGCTCGTAAGTCAACTGAAGGAAAGGCCCCTAGGCAGCAATTCAATCGAAAG ATGGCTCATAGAAAGCGAAGTGCTCGTAATTCAAGTGAAGTAA
- the LOC105166065 gene encoding uncharacterized protein LOC105166065 isoform X2, with translation MAHRKRSARKSSEGKAPRQQFNLKMAHRKRSARKSSEGKARRLQFNLKMKKEQKVESAKAELMLGLKDREAFTYKQRYGKARILSLVEGVKHRKKNQILCTPLIRWLIESEVLVSQLKERPLGSNSIERKRSARNSSEVKAPRQQFNLKMAHRKRSARKSSEGERPVGCNSI, from the exons ATGGCTCATAGAAAGCGAAGTGCTCGTAAGTCAAGTGAAGGAAAGGCCCCTAGGCAGCAATTCAATCTAAAG ATGGCTCATAGAAAGCGAAGTGCTCGTAAGTCAAGTGAAGGAAAGGCCCGTAGGCTGCAATTCAATCTAAAG ATGAAAAAGGAGCAGAAAGTTGAGTCTGCAAAAGCGGAACTTATGTTGGGTTTGAAGGACAGGGAGGCTTTCACTTACAAGCAAAGATATG GAAAGGCAAGAATACTGTCACTCGTGGAAGGGGTGAAACATCGAAAAAAGAATCAGATCCTTTGCACACCTCTGATAAG ATGGCTCATAGAAAGCGAAGTGCTCGTAAGTCAACTGAAGGAAAGGCCCCTAGGCAGCAATTCAATCGAAAG AAAGCGAAGTGCTCGTAATTCAAGTGAAGTAAAGGCCCCTAGGCAGCAATTCAATCTAAAG ATGGCTCATAGAAAGCGAAGTGCTCGTAAGTCAAGTGAAGGGGAAAGGCCTGTAGGCTGCAATTCAATCTAA
- the LOC105166065 gene encoding uncharacterized protein LOC105166065 isoform X1 encodes MAHRKRSARKSSEGKAPRQQFNLKMAHRKRSARKSSEGKARRLQFNLKMKKEQKVESAKAELMLGLKDREAFTYKQRYGKARILSLVEGVKHRKKNQILCTPLIRWLIESEVLVSQLKERPLGSNSIERKRSARNSSEVKAPRQQFNLKRFVEQLSELSRSSAAFLSQNATLKADRTMEGANMDRSIEVISGIGDKLKSTESHDIVS; translated from the exons ATGGCTCATAGAAAGCGAAGTGCTCGTAAGTCAAGTGAAGGAAAGGCCCCTAGGCAGCAATTCAATCTAAAG ATGGCTCATAGAAAGCGAAGTGCTCGTAAGTCAAGTGAAGGAAAGGCCCGTAGGCTGCAATTCAATCTAAAG ATGAAAAAGGAGCAGAAAGTTGAGTCTGCAAAAGCGGAACTTATGTTGGGTTTGAAGGACAGGGAGGCTTTCACTTACAAGCAAAGATATG GAAAGGCAAGAATACTGTCACTCGTGGAAGGGGTGAAACATCGAAAAAAGAATCAGATCCTTTGCACACCTCTGATAAG ATGGCTCATAGAAAGCGAAGTGCTCGTAAGTCAACTGAAGGAAAGGCCCCTAGGCAGCAATTCAATCGAAAG AAAGCGAAGTGCTCGTAATTCAAGTGAAGTAAAGGCCCCTAGGCAGCAATTCAATCTAAAG AGGTTTGTGGAACAACTGTCTGAGCTGTCGCGATCAAGTGCCGCGTTTCTCAGCCAAAATGCGACTCTTAAAGCTGACCGCACAATGGAAGGAGCTAACATGGACCGTTCGATTGAAGTAATCTCTGGAATTGGGGATAAATTGAAATCAACTGAGTCTCACGACATTGTTTCATAG
- the LOC105166043 gene encoding transcriptional regulator ATRX homolog isoform X1, producing the protein MPEEDPKPVKKEAVEDEDEEKSIASAFASRKKKVANNSNAAPKSKPQVQKKVKREEADDDFEEPTSNKAFNKANNKGQKKKKKEEEAEKTKKGSKAADSKDAKKREKKVFDLPGQKRDPPEERDPLRIFYETLFKQVPASEMAAIWMMESGLLPKEEAKKVFERKQKRAQQQKLSSPTKTVVTVKKKAESVAIQKKSSTTQKKKTPDTKVASKQSTKRKIMNECSEDDTDDDFVLSAKMSKKQRAS; encoded by the exons ATGCCTGAAGAAGATCCGAAGCCAGTGAAGAAAGAGGCAGTTGAGGACGAGGACGAAGAAAAGAGCATAGCGTCCGCTTTTGCTAGCCGCAAGAAGAAAGTAGCCAACAACAGCAATGCCGCCCCAAAATCGAAGCCACAAGTCCagaaaaaggtgaaaagaGAGGAAGCAGATGATGATTTTGAAGAGCCCACGTCGAATAAGGCCTTCAATAAGGCTAACAATAAG GggcagaagaagaagaagaaagaagaagaggcaGAGAAGACAAAGAAAGGAAGTAAAGCTGCTGACAGCAAGGATGctaagaaaagagaaaagaaagtgTTTGATTTACCAGGTCAAAAGAGGGATCCTCCTGAGGAA AGAGACCCATTGAGGATTTTCTATGAAACCTTGTTCAAGCAAGTGCCGGCTAGTGAGATGGCAGCAATATG GATGATGGAGTCTGGTTTGCTTCCAAAGGAGGAGGCAAAGAAAGTTTTCGAGAGAAAACAGAAGAGGGCTCAGCAGCAAAAGCTCAGTTCACCAACGAAAACTGTTGTCACTGTTAAGAAGAAGGCTGAATCTGTTGCTATTCAAAAGAAATCATCGACGacccagaaaaagaaaacaccaGATACCAAAGTTGCATCGAAGCAGTCGACGAAACGCAAGATCATGAATGAATGTTCTGAAGATGACACAGATGATGACTTTGTATTGAGTGCTAAAATGTCTAAGAAACAGAGAGCATCTTAG
- the LOC105166065 gene encoding uncharacterized protein LOC105166065 isoform X3, translating into MAHRKRSARKSSEGKAPRQQFNLKMAHRKRSARKSSEGKARRLQFNLKMKKEQKVESAKAELMLGLKDREAFTYKQRYGKARILSLVEGVKHRKKNQILCTPLIRWLIESEVLVSQLKERPLGSNSIERWLIESEVLVSQVKGKGL; encoded by the exons ATGGCTCATAGAAAGCGAAGTGCTCGTAAGTCAAGTGAAGGAAAGGCCCCTAGGCAGCAATTCAATCTAAAG ATGGCTCATAGAAAGCGAAGTGCTCGTAAGTCAAGTGAAGGAAAGGCCCGTAGGCTGCAATTCAATCTAAAG ATGAAAAAGGAGCAGAAAGTTGAGTCTGCAAAAGCGGAACTTATGTTGGGTTTGAAGGACAGGGAGGCTTTCACTTACAAGCAAAGATATG GAAAGGCAAGAATACTGTCACTCGTGGAAGGGGTGAAACATCGAAAAAAGAATCAGATCCTTTGCACACCTCTGATAAG ATGGCTCATAGAAAGCGAAGTGCTCGTAAGTCAACTGAAGGAAAGGCCCCTAGGCAGCAATTCAATCGAAAG ATGGCTCATAGAAAGCGAAGTGCTCGTAAGTCAAGTGAAGGGGAAAGGCCTGTAG